A single genomic interval of Asterias amurensis chromosome 1, ASM3211899v1 harbors:
- the LOC139939659 gene encoding uncharacterized protein: MGKNRRAKATFRSPMYPVGGYTKRIDQYSAVPPSVLAEERRLQNVEKRIEKGRRCQLAQCEKKQREAAKHLKELSEAKEKVSILPMKHTEYLYGGCVTVRVLTTDDRCKDEDEESYSPQAKDSRRGGSFHPKNPPRNSNHEKHSRPPGRACHRTHATTKLPELLVKPRLPKRRQPRSWASLKKQFQEKVLPGGEFPRVSTGTPLETVDCYGLEGSNSSDTAGVDGSKARGGEFVSEMKRCRYIRVPERYNGIQDEER; encoded by the exons ATGGGTAAAAATCGTCGAGCCAAAGCCACATTCAGGTCCCCAATGTACCCTGTGGGTGGCTACACTAAGCGAATCGACCAATACAGCGCCGTACCGCCCTCTGTCCTAGCCGAGGAACGGCGTCTTCAGAATGTCGAGAAGCGTATTGAGAAGGGACGGCGATGCCAGCTCGCTCAATGTGAGAAGAAACAGAGAGAGGCAGCCAAGCATCTCAAGGAGCTGAGTGAAGCTAAGGAGAAGGTATCAATTCTACCTATGAAGCATACTGAGTATCTATATGGAGGGTGTGTCACTGTCAGGGTCTTGACGACGGATGATAGATGTAAGGACGAAGACGAGGAATCGTATTCACCACAGGCTAAAG ACTCACGTCGTGGGGGCAGCTTCCACCCCAAGAACCCCCCAAGAAACTCCAACCATGAAAAACACTCGAGACCACCTGGTAGAGCATGTCATCGCACCCATGCAACCACAAAGCTACCAGAGCTCCTCGTCAAACCGAGACTTCCCAAAAGAAGACAACCCAGAAGCTGGGCATCTCTCAAGAAACAATTCCAGGAAAAGGTACTTCCCGGGGGTGAATTTCCACGCGTCTCAACAGGAACACCACTAGAGACTGTGGATTGTTATGGCCTCGAGGGGTCCAACAGCAGCGACACTGCTGGGGTGGATGGCAGCAAAGCACGTGGAGGGGAGTTTGTTAGTGAGATGAAACGCTGCAGATACATTCGTGTTCCTGAACGGTACAATGGAATCCAAGATGAGGAGCGATGA